tgtgtgtgggtctgggtgtgtgtgtatgtgtgtgtgtgtgtgtgtgtgtgtgtgagtatgtgtgtgggtctgggtgtgtgtgtatgtctctgtgtgtgtgtgtgtgtgtgtgtgtgtgtgaatatgtctAATGtccaaaagtaaataaatcataaagcaTTGTGAAATAACTATGAAAATATAAGTCTGTCTGTCCCAATGGTCCTCAGTTTTGGCATGTGTAATTAGCAAAAGCAGCTGATGACGGTGAACATGAGTCTTATAACGTTATGTGAACTTGACAAGCATGGTGAGAGGGTCATTATCCTTCTTACTAGCCACCGCTTGCAGCATCCCAGTGGCAGTAACAAAACCCTTGGCCCCTTTGAAAAACCCCTCAATAAACTTCTGATCAATTCTAACGCACTTCCCAAGGGCCTGATGCAGGTTGTTACTCAGCAGTCCGCAGATGTTCCCAGGATTCTTCGTATTTCCAAAGAAGAGGAACAAAGCAAAGCAGCTCCTCCCAATTCCAGCACAGAACTCCACCAGTCTTTCAGCTCTGGTCCCTTGAAACGGTTCTATCTCTAGGCTGGAATGTTCCTTAAAATCCTCCTGAGTGTTCTCTGCAAGGTGTAGGACCTGCACAGCAATCTGGATTCTGGGGTTTTTACTGGTTGGGTCCAGCACAGCCCAGACCCAATCGGTCCCTAAAAGGAACCTCTGTCCATGATTCATCACAGTGCAGCTGAAGGTATTGGTAAGGTTCAGCTGGAAGCTGCGCTGGATGTAATTCATTAGGAAGATCTCCCGCAGGACCGCTCCGCTTGGCCAGAACTTCTTATCTGGGTCTGTGAAGTGAAGATACTCACAGGTCCTGGATGTAGCTACATGAATACAGTCGCTAAACAGGGAGCAGTATGATGCAGTTGAGGGTTTATTGGAGCTGGACCAAAGGGACTGGAATACCCTGGGTTTGTTCTTGGTTTGGCTCTCTGTTTGGTTCATCTTGGTTGATCCTGGGTCAAAGAGTTGTTTCCCTGATGCACTATGAAAATGAGATTCGATCATGATTCAAATTTGGGACAAATCAtatacaatattgttatttttttcctacGAGGTTAATTTAGTTAAACAAGTAGT
The Tachysurus vachellii isolate PV-2020 chromosome 13, HZAU_Pvac_v1, whole genome shotgun sequence genome window above contains:
- the rep15 gene encoding rab15 effector protein, with translation MNQTESQTKNKPRVFQSLWSSSNKPSTASYCSLFSDCIHVATSRTCEYLHFTDPDKKFWPSGAVLREIFLMNYIQRSFQLNLTNTFSCTVMNHGQRFLLGTDWVWAVLDPTSKNPRIQIAVQVLHLAENTQEDFKEHSSLEIEPFQGTRAERLVEFCAGIGRSCFALFLFFGNTKNPGNICGLLSNNLHQALGKCVRIDQKFIEGFFKGAKGFVTATGMLQAVASKKDNDPLTMLVKFT